The window GCCGCGGTGGAGTGAATTTTGCAGTTGCTGGTTCAACTGCCTTGCCTGCAGAAGTTTTATcgtcaaagaatataatgaacATTGTGACAAATGAATCTCTTAGCACACAACTTGAGTGGATGTTCTCCTATTTTAACACAACATGTTCCAAAGGTAATCGGCATGTTTCATACGATGTTTCAATAGTTAAATCCTTTTCCAACCATCATGCCTGACAGTTATTGCTTCACAGATTGTGctaaagaaatcaaatcatCTCTCTTCATGGTTGGGGAGATTGGAGGCAATGACTATAACTATGCTTTCTTGTTTAACAAAACCACTGAAGAACTAAATGCGTTGGTTCCTGAAGTTGTCAGAGCTATAAAGGATGCTGTTGCGGTACGTTAGTTTTCGGTTTGTTCCTTCTGAATTTCTACctatattgttgttgtttatgaATGTTCTTCGATGTGATTTTGCAGAAAGCCATTGGTCGCGGTGCTAGACGAGTGGTTGTCCCTGGAAACTTCCCGATAGGTTGCTTCCCGGTTTATCTTAGCCAATTCCAGCCCAATGATGCTGCTGCTTATGATGAGTTCCACTGCCTCAAGGGGTTAAACTCTTTCGCAAGTTATCACAATGAGCTTCTCAAGCAAACCGTTGAgggattgaaaagaaattaccCTGATGTGATCATAGTTTACGGCGACTATTACAAAGCATTCATGTCGATCTATCAGAACGCTCGGTCTCTTGGTGAGTTTATTTTCAAGATCCTTGTGAATGGTAGAGAAACTATACGGGGCCCAGCACAAAATTAATGCTTACGGCATCGTCtccttgtttttctaaataggTTTTGATACGAAGTCGATGCAAAAAGCTTGCTGCGGGACTGGTGGTGATCATAATTTTAGCCTGATGAGAATGTGTGGAGATCCTGACGTTCCGGTTTGTCCAAAGCCTGATCAATACATCAGCTGGGATGGAGTTCATTTGACACAAAAGGCTTATCAACACATGGCAGAATGGCTTATCAACGATATCTTTCCAAAGCTTCAATGCAGTGCTTGATGTGAAAGTTCTGTCCTCACCAAGACATGGACTTGATAACATGAAGCTCTTAATTTTGTTTACAATTAAGCTTGTAAAAATATTCTTGTCTTTGAATTAAAAAGGGACCTCACAAGGTTGTTTGTAACTCTAATTATTCCCTTTTCAAATCACCAGCTCTTGATGCTTGTATTCAAACCCACCACAGAGAAGGATCGTGAAGAACTAAAAAACATCCAGACCACATCATATGATATATTAAGCATTTCATATGTTAAAATTTGGAACCAAGAGGTCCAGCTTCCTCAAAATCTTGAAACTCTGGAAGGAAGGAGTTGTGACAGTTTGATCAATTTAGCACCATCTACATCATCTTACAGAAATCTAACAGCTTTGCTTGTATGGGATTACATAGCACAAAAAATTCACTCTAGAATTGTTTCATaaacagttttatttttatatttttatctcttaacttcaattaaatatatttttattttctctgttgttattttttttattccaaaataataaccaaatgctattttagttattgattaaaatacaatggcaattttataaataaacttattattcattgatttttttggtgcaCCAGAACGACGATGTAAAATATTATGCTCGTCGTTCTTTCATAgaataaaaatcattgattatcatatcaattgtgaatctttcagcaatttgtttttctatatagacaattaaataatttgcaaaaaaatcattcttcatCCAATTGCGAAGTCctgttttaacaatttttatcactaaaaaagctcgttcagtaggctgtgagttatcaatatttttttccaaaaaaaaaaatcatttctttttattttgttcatggttcaacctaaaatcaaaacatatatcgcaagaaaaaattgataatttttgtggCTCTgctgaaaacaaaacataaaaaaaaatccaaatataatcaaaacaaacctataaaatatatctaattaattaaaaaaaaatcactataacaagaattcaaaaaacaattggtagAACTAGCAAAtctgagaaaaaaagagagtaaatatggtagaattatatatataaacaaacctcatcaaattattaacaaacatctcaaaacaaaacaaaattagattttaaatttaagttaccttgtttggtttgatgaaagataaattaattggtaGCTCTGCTTTAAtctttttgtagaaaaattttgctcgtgatttatgtttttatttctatttttgatcGGCTGCAGAATTTATATTAGGATAAATTGAtggctctgttttttatttcataaaataatacctttatattttttttctttcccactTAGGTCAGGagtaaattcaaaagaaatcaaaagtaaatcaaacttaatttaaGGCTcacatctttaaaataaaaaatataacaggcaTATAAAAAAAGGACGTGGTCATCGGGTACGAAGCAGGCAGATTCCATTGCTGAGGAGGATCGGGGACTTGAAATGACGAGGAAAGCGGGCGATCTCATAATTGATTTCAACGTGGATGGTGCATAATCtcatatatataatgtaatgcGGTGCAACATCCGCATCTATcttaaatcctaaaaaaaaaggcGGTCCTGCATTTGAACCTGAGCCGAGAAAACTGCTTCTCAACTCGTGTTATTTCGGAGGTGGGTTCTTGACAATATATAATGCCGTTCATCCAATCCAGATCAATCTCCTCACACTTAATTAGCcagtagttaaaaaaaattaaaatgtcttgCAGGGGGCTCGGGCCCCTGCTTGCCCCCCCTGCTTCCGCCCCTGCGCGCATGTGTTTCGATTTTAAGaagaaacaagttaaaaatgCAATTCTCTATAAATCTTTCATGGTCAACAAGAAAAAGTAGGAAGATCCAAGGTTAGAGAACAAGCAAGAAGATCCAATGATTAAGTTGGTAATCAGATCCGATGGTCAAGAGAAAAGGGGGAGATCCAGcggtaagaaaagaaataattatcactatgctatttttcaaaaataaaaatacttttagcaAGTTGCTGTTGTCCTTTGTAGCAAGATTATGAATTCCATTTctattgatgttttgttttttcaattgaaaatgtatgtttatgttttgaagtgTTTCGACATGTATTTCAAGATTGTATTGttcatattatatttgaattattattatatatataattcaaaatattaattcagtaaatataatttctattcaaatttagagataaattaacttgaaattatgcaattcaaatttcaaacacaagtaaaaaGTGGGGGTTGAACCGATATGACCCAATCGACTTGAATAGTCCACAAACAACCTGGATAactggtaaaaatatagtttgactaaaaaacaattcaagacaacatcttttttaaaacaaaattgagacgGCAACAAATTGAATCAACATAGGTCAACATTTCAAATGCATGACCCGGGTTTTAAGACCATATTAAcaccaaatcaaaacaaattatgaagctaaattaccaataaatttattgttgaatgataaaatcaagaaaaaaatcaatctaaaaaaacaacacaataaaataacatttcttaACAAAGTTACAAATTTGAACAAAGTTATGAAAATACCATTGGCGTTCTTCCAAGGCCTTTGTGAACTTCGATTaccctaaaattttaatctcgGATATAATGATATGTAAGGAGACTCCTCTTAAAATTTTAGCCTGATATAATAATCAAACTAAGAGATATAATtgatataatggttttttttattttaaaaaaagctatttGAGCAGAACAAGGCCAAAATGAAATGTAAACGTTCCATTCCATTGTgggttttttaagttaaactGCGAGGCCAGGTAGGTTTAGTAACTATTTGACGAACCGGTCTATACCTCAACCATATTTGGCGAGCATGCACACCCTGGCACAACCATGCAAGAAACCACCAAAAACTTCGTGTTTCTACACAAATTTCCCTTTCATCTTTCGACTATTATCTGGATTGGATATGAATCCAATTATCAGGTGTTTTTGGTCATGTTTCTAGAAGGATTGGCAGAAAACCACCATAAACTGTAAGATAGAGCTGGCTAACGTTCTGTATTCTCCACATTCCTTGTAAGAAGCCTCACATTTTCCCCCTGAAAGACAGAAATATCGGGACTTTGTGGGCagaaaaatagtataaatacaCAGCTACTTCCCTTGgtttttcattaacaaaaattaaggaCACGTAGTAAATCTCTTGAGTTAATTATGGCTACCAGCAACGTTGTTTGTGCTTTAGTTCTTTCCTCTCTGttccattttcttcttgttcctgTATCAAGTACTCGTGGAGTCAATGTTCTTAAAAAATGTGGGTTTAAAGCAATTTATCAGCTTGGGGATTCTATAGCTGACACTGGCAATTTGATTCGCGAAAATCCTCTTTCTCCATATGCTTCATTTCCTTATGGTTTGAAACTCTCGAAGCCAACAGGTAGATGCTCCAATGGGTTGTTGATGATTGATTACATTGGTAAGTTACGATATTCTTGATTTCACTGTTTCTCTAAGCGGTAATGCTGCCGAGTTTCAAACTGTGTTTGACTTGAAAAGGcttcattttttatgatttttatgccTTGATCTACAAAATAATGCTAAACATCAAGAAAATCCGACACATCGTTGATGTGGCCTGTAAATTTTTATCTGTCAGATTTCCTCTATGTTTAGCATTACTCTCCGTGTCATTTAGCttgtgtttgtttaattttcttgcttctattccctttctcttgttttcttttctcaaactttcttcttcttcttcagcagCCGCCTTAATCCGAAAACtttcttgttaaaaaatatatatcacagTGTCTATCAGAATTATTCAAGTTAAGGGCTGTTCATTTCCTATATTATTAGGGTAAATTACATAATCTTAGGAAATTCAGGTTCTTAACTCTCTTTCTTACCTCATTTACGGTACAAGTTGCTTGATTGTGTTGACTTTTCTTTGAACAATTGCAGCACGCTCGGCTAAACTTCCCTCTCCTGGTGCCTACTTGAATTCGGCAAGAAAATTTTCCGGTGGCCGCGGTGGAGTGAATTTTGCAGTTGCTGGTTCAACTGCCTTGCCTGCAGAAGTTTTATcgtcaaagaatataatgaacATTGTGACAAATGAATCTCTTAGCACACAACTTGAGTGGATGTTCTCCTATTTTAACACAACATGTTCCAAAGGTAATCGGCATGTTTCATACGATGTTTCAATAGTTAAATCCTTTTCCAACCATCATGCCTGACAGTTATTGCTTCACAGATTGTGctaaagaaatcaaatcatCTCTCTTCATGGTTGGGGAGATTGGAGGCAATGACTATAACTATGCTTTCTTGTTTAACAAAACCACTGAAGAACTAAATGCGTTGGTTCCTGAAGTTGTCAGAGCTATAAAGGATGCTGTTGCGGTACGTTAGTTTTCGGTTTGTTCCTTCTGAATTTCTACctatattgttgttgtttatgaATGTTCTTCGATGTGATTTTGCAGAAAGCCATTGGTCGCGGTGCTAGACGAGTGGTTGTCCCTGGAAACTTCCCGATAGGTTGCTTCCCGGTTTATCTTAGCCAATTCCAGCCCAATGATGCTGCTGCTTATGATGAGTTCCACTGCCTCAAGGGGTTAAACTCTTTCGCAAGTTATCACAATGAGCTTCTCAAGCAAACCGTTGAgggattgaaaagaaattaccCTGATGTGATCATAGTTTACGGCGACTATTACAAAGCATTCATGTCGATCTATCAGAACGCTCGGTCTCTTGGTGAGTTTATTTTCAAGATCCTTGTGAATGGTAGAGAAACTATACGGGGCCCAGCACAAAATTAATGCTTACGGCATCGTCtccttgtttttctaaataggTTTTGATACGAAGTCGATGCAAAAAGCTTGCTGCGGGACTGGTGGTGATCATAATTTTAGCCTGATGAGAATGTGTGGAGATCCTGACGTTCCGGTTTGTCCAAAGCCTGATCAATACATCAGCTGGGATGGAGTTCATTTGACACAAAAGGCTTATCAACACATGGCAGAATGGCTTATCAACGATATCTTTCCAAAGCTTCAATGCAGTGCTTGATGTGAAAGTTCTGTCCTCACCAAGACATGGACTTGATAACATGAAGCTCTTAATTTTGTTTACAATTAAGCTTGTAAAAATATTCTTGTCTTTGAATTAAAAAGGGACCTCACAAGGTTGTTTGTAACTCTAATTATTCCCTTTTCAAATCACCAGCTCTTGATGCTTGTATTCAAACCCACCACAGAGAAGGATCGTGAAGAACTAAAAAACATCCAGACCACATCATATGATATATTAAGCATTTCATATGTTAAAATTTGGAACCAAGAGGTCCAGCTTCCTCAAAATCTTGAAACTCTGGAAGGAAGGAGTTGTGACAGTTTGATCAATTTAGCACCATCTACATCATCTTACAGAAATCTAACAGCTTTGCTTGTATGGGATTACATAGCACAAAAAATTCACTCTAGAATTGTTTCATaaacagttttatttttatatttttatctcttaacttcaattaaatatatttttattttctctgttgttattttttttattccaaaataataaccaaatgctattttagttattgattaaaatacaatggcaattttataaataaacttattattcattgatttttttggtgcaCCAGAACGACGATGTAAAATATTATGCTCGTCGTTCTTTCATAgaataaaaatcattgattatcatatcaattgtgaatctttcagcaatttgtttttctatatagacaattaaataatttgcaaaaaaatcattcttcatCCAATTGCGAAGTCctgttttaacaatttttatcactaaaaaagctcgttcagtaggctgtgagttatcaatatttttttccaaaaaaaaaaatcatttctttttattttgttcatggttcaacctaaaatcaaaacatatatcgcaagaaaaaattgataatttttgtggCTCTgctgaaaacaaaacataaaaaaaaatccaaatataatcaaaacaaacctataaaatatatctaattaattaaaaaaaaatcactataacaagaattcaaaaaacaattggtagAACTAGCAAAtctgagaaaaaaagagagtaaatatggtagaattatatatataaacaaacctcatcaaattattaacaaacatctcaaaacaaaacaaaattagattttaaatttaagttaccttgtttggtttgatgaaagataaatta is drawn from Populus nigra chromosome 5, ddPopNigr1.1, whole genome shotgun sequence and contains these coding sequences:
- the LOC133694905 gene encoding GDSL esterase/lipase At5g03980-like, whose amino-acid sequence is MATSNVVCALVLSSLFHFLLVPVSSTRGVNVLKKCGFKAIYQLGDSIADTGNLIRENPLSPYASFPYGLKLSKPTGRCSNGLLMIDYIARSAKLPSPGAYLNSARKFSGGRGGVNFAVAGSTALPAEVLSSKNIMNIVTNESLSTQLEWMFSYFNTTCSKVLSSLFHFLLVPVSSTRGVNVLKKCGFKAIYQLGDSIADTGNLIRENPLSPYASFPYGLKLSKPTGRCSNGLLMIDYIARSAKLPSPGAYLNSARKFSGGRGGVNFAVAGSTALPAEVLSSKNIMNIVTNESLSTQLEWMFSYFNTTCSKDCAKEIKSSLFMVGEIGGNDYNYAFLFNKTTEELNALVPEVVRAIKDAVAKAIGRGARRVVVPGNFPIGCFPVYLSQFQPNDAAAYDEFHCLKGLNSFASYHNELLKQTVEGLKRNYPDVIIVYGDYYKAFMSIYQNARSLGFDTKSMQKACCGTGGDHNFSLMRMCGDPDVPVCPKPDQYISWDGVHLTQKAYQHMAEWLINDIFPKLQCSA
- the LOC133694906 gene encoding GDSL esterase/lipase At5g03980-like — translated: MATSNVVCALVLSSLFHFLLVPVSSTRGVNVLKKCGFKAIYQLGDSIADTGNLIRENPLSPYASFPYGLKLSKPTGRCSNGLLMIDYIARSAKLPSPGAYLNSARKFSGGRGGVNFAVAGSTALPAEVLSSKNIMNIVTNESLSTQLEWMFSYFNTTCSKDCAKEIKSSLFMVGEIGGNDYNYAFLFNKTTEELNALVPEVVRAIKDAVAKAIGRGARRVVVPGNFPIGCFPVYLSQFQPNDAAAYDEFHCLKGLNSFASYHNELLKQTVEGLKRNYPDVIIVYGDYYKAFMSIYQNARSLGFDTKSMQKACCGTGGDHNFSLMRMCGDPDVPVCPKPDQYISWDGVHLTQKAYQHMAEWLINDIFPKLQCSA